The genomic stretch CCGCGATGGGGTCGAGCGGCGCCTCGCAGGCGGCGAGGCCGAGCAGGAGCAGGACCGCAAGCCGCCTCACAGCCGCCCCGACATGCACGACCGTCCGAAGGAGATCACGGGCGTGAACGGAACGCGTCGCGTTACCACCCCTCCCACGAAGCCGCCGCCGCCCTCCACCGCCCCGTCGAACACGAGGGCCTGTTCGATCGTCAGCCCGACCGTCTCCGGCCAGTCCGCCTCGGCGCCTGCCACGACCAACTCGGCCGAGACGACCTGATGCCCCCGGTCGAGCGCGAGTCGGCTGGTGTCGTCGCCCGAGTGGACGAGCGCGCGGAAGCCGTCGGGCGTCCGCCGGAGCGCCAGCAGGTGCGTGAACCGGACCTCCCGCTCCCGCCCGAGCGGGTCCGCGACCACGTAGCGCGTCTGGACGTCGGCGACGCGCGGCACGCCCGTCGCCGTCACCACGACAGGGCAGTTGTTGCGCTCCGGCTCCACGCGGACCTCGAAGGCGGCCGTGTCCGGCACCGCGACCCGCGTCTCGGCCCTCGCGCCGTTGGCGCCCGCCACGCGGAGACGGTACGCAGTCCCCGGCGCGATGGGGGCGTCGGTCCAGAAGAGGTGCGCTGGGCCCGTCACGAACGTCCGGACCACTTGCGCGAGCACCACCGGCTCTCCCCCCTCGGCGGCCAGCGTGACCGTCACGTCGAGCGGCGCCGCCCGCTCCACGCCCGCGACGGGGTCCACCCGCTCGACCCGCACCCACTGGGTGTCGGCCGAGGCGTCGAGGTAGCCGCTCAGCGCGAACGAGAGGTCCGACTCCGCGATGGGGTCGAGCGGCACCTCGCACGCGGCCAGCACCAGCGCAATCAGGGGGAGCGCACGCCTCATGGCAGGCACGGGGTCGGCGGCGGCCCGAAGGGCGACCCGATGACACCCGGCACGAACGCGTGCCGCTGCGTCACGACCCCGCCCACGAAGCCCAGCCCGTTCTCGACGCCCTCGCCCTGGATGTCCAGCAGCACGTCCTCCAGCGTCAGTCCCGCCGGAGCCGGCCAGTCCTCCGTGGACACCGCCACGACGATGTCGGCCGAGAGCAGGTCGGGAAAGAACAGCGGGTCGAGGTTCATCCGCCGCGCGTCCTCGCCGAAGTACACGCGCCCGATGTCCGTCCCCGCGCCGTCGTTTTCGAGGCGGTCGACGTGGGCGAAGCGGTAGTCCAGCGCCTCCCCGTTGCGCGCCACCACGTAGCGCGCCTGCACGTCCGCCACGCGCCCGGCGCCCTGGATCGTGACCACCGTGGGGCAGATGAACCGGCCGGACTCGACCTCGACCGTGAACGACCCGTCGGCCGGGATGGCGACGGTGGTGCTCGTGGTGGCGCCGTCGGCCACGCGACGGGCCTCCAGGCGGTAGCGCGCGCCGAGCGGCACGTCGGCGGTGGTCCAGAAGAGGTGCGCGGGGCCCGTCGCGAACGTCCGCACCTCCTGCGTGAGCCCCGTCACGGCGCCGCTCGCCAGGTCCGTCAGCGTGACCTCTACGGCGAGCAGGTCGGGGTTCGGGTCGGTCGATGGGGCCACGTCCTCGACGCGGACCCACTGGGTGTCGGCCGAGGCGTCGAGGTAGCCGCTGAAGGCGTAGACGAAGTCCGACTCCGCGATGGGGTCGAAGGCGACCTCGCACCCCGCGAGGCCGAGCGCAACGACGAGCAGGGCGAGGAGCCGGCTCATCGCGTCCGCAGGCGGGCCGAGACGTAGGGCACCAGCGGCAGCTGGTTCACGCGCCGCCCGCGGAAGACGTCGTAGTAGAACACGTTGTCCCGGTTGTACGTGTTGACCGCGCCCACGCGCACGTCGAGGTCGGCCTTGCCCACCGCGAGGGCCGTCCCGGCGGAGAGGTCGAGGCGGTGATAGGCCGGCAGCCGCCCGTTAAAGGGCTGCTCGAACACGACGCGCGGGAAGCCCGGCGAGGTGGTCACCTCGGGGAGCCCGAACGGCGGCACGACCACGTCGAAGCCGTACGGCCGCGTGTACGGCAGCCCCGTCCCGAACTGCCACCGCCCGCCGATCTCCACCTCCCCCAGCGTGAGTTGCACGGCCGTCTGGATCTGGTGGCGCCGGTCGTGGGCCGGATGGTACGCGTCGAACGGACTGCCGCCCCGCACCAGAAACGGCCCGCGGAGCGACGTGTATTCCGTCATGGCGTATGCGTAGGCCGTGTACACGTACAGCGGCCCGCGCTGGACCTCGACCCGCGCGTCGGCGCCGTAGGACGTGGAGCGGGCCTCGGTGGGGATGAGCGTGAACTGCGTCCGCGCGCTCCAGATCGGGACCGGCAGCCCGTCGATGCGCCGCGCATACGCCTCCGCGCCGACCCGCACGCCCGCGCCCAGCGGCGTCGTGACGCCCGCGAGCAGGTGGACCGCCTTCTGGGCGTCGAAGTCGGCGGGCGGGCCGGTCCACGCGATGAACGGCGAGGCGGCGTCGCGCTCGTCGATGAGGCCGACCAGCGACTGGCGGTAGAGCCCGGCGGCGGCCGAGATCTCCGGGCCGCGCGCGCCCGACGGCTTCAGCGAGGCCCGGATGCGGGGCTCCAGCACGAACGCGTCGTCGAAGGGCTTCAGCGAGAGGGCGACGCCGGGGGTCAGCTCCAGCGGGCCGAACGTCAGGTCGAGCTCGGTGTGGGCGGCGCCGCCGAGCAGGAAGTCGCCGTCCTCGCGGGTCGAGGTGCCGTCGCCCAGCCGAAAGGCGGTCACGATGAGCGAGGCGCGGACGCCCGTCCGGAGACGGACGCGGCCCAGCGACCGCGTCAGCTCGGACGAGAAGCGGCCCTCGGTGAGGCGCGAACTCCGCTCGCGGCCCTCGCCCCGCAGGAAGTCGTCCGCCGGGCCGATGCCGCTGTCGAGGTGGCTCACGCTCGCCGCCACGTCGATGCGTCCGTCCAGGCCCGAGGGGGCCGAGATGCAGCGCCCGCCGACGACGAGGTTGCGCCACTCGAACGCGTCGTCCGAGTCGGCATCGAGGCGGCCGCGGTCGTAGGTCGTCAGGCCCATCGCCGAGCAGCGCGACGCCGCCGAGGCGGTCGACACCTTGACGAGGGCGTCCGAGAACTGCAGCGGCACGTCCTGCCCGATGGCGTCCGCGAGCGGCTCCACGACGGAGGTCCGCGCCGACGCGATCCACGAGGACGTGCCGCGCACGAGCGGCCCCTCGCCCTGCGCGGAGACCACGAACGGGCCCGCCGTGCCCGCTGCCTGGAGCCGCTCCGTGCTGCCCTCGCGCAGCGTCACGTCCAGCACCGACGACACGCGCCCGGTGTAGCGCGCGCCGAAGCCGCCCGCGTAGAAGTCCGCCGCGCCGACCATGTCCTCGGGGAAGGCCGAGAAGAAGCCGACGACGTGGAACGGCTGAAAGATGGGCGCGCCGTCCACCAGGACGAGGTTCTGGCTCGGCGTGCCGCCGCGCACGAAGAGGCCCCCGCCCCGGTCGCCCACGGTCACGACGCCGGGCAGCGTCTGGAGGTACACCGCGAGGTCGCCCGCGACGTCCGGCGAGGGAATGCGGCCGAGGTCCGCCGGGCGGATGCGCTGGAGGCCACCCGAAACGTCGGCGGCGCCGCCCGCGGCTTGGACCACGACCTCATCGAGCGCCCCGGCGGCGGCGAGCTCCGGGCTCCAGGTCGTCGGCTCGGTAGCGACCGTGAGCGTGTCGTAGGCCGCCGCGTAGCCGACGTAGGTCGCGCGGGCGGCGTACCTCCCTGGCTCCAGGCCGCCGACCTCATAGAACCCCTGCGCGTCTGTCACCGCGCCTCGCAGCGGGCCGACCGCCTCCGCTTCGGCGAGACGCTGGACGGCCACGTTGGCCCCCGCCAGCGGGCCGCGCTCGGCGGCTGTCACGAACCCTCTCACCGACTGCCCGAACGCAGGCGCCGCGCCGACGACGACCGTCATCAGCGCGGCGAGGAGGGTCCACGGCCGGAGCGCCGGGCTCACATGCGCGTGCGCTCGTCCCAGTGCGGGATCAGCAGGCGGAAGTCGCCCATGCCCGACTCGTCGACGAAGATGAAGCGTCGGCCTTGCCCGTAGTAGTTCCAGATCTGGTATGGCCGGGTGCCGTAGTTGAAGGGGTGGTCCTCAACATACTCGGGCTCCCCGAAGCGGATGAAGATCTCGCCCCGGTCTGTGTTCCAACCGCGGTCGTGGAAGCGGCTGTAGCGCTCGTTCGCGTAGGCGACGCGGAAGTAGTACTCCTCCATCCGCTCGTTGCGGTTCGTCCCCGGCGACGGGTCGCGCTCGTTCCAGAACGAGAGGAAGAGGCGACGCTGTTCTTCGGGCGTCGGCGCGTTCTGGATGGCGCGCAGTTCGTCGTCCTTGGCGACGTAGCGGAGTTGGTCGATGGCCTGGTCGAGGTCGGCGATCTGGCTGTCGAGGCCCATCCAGCGGACCGCGAAGCGCTTGTCGGCCGTGGCCACGGTCTCGCCCTCGGGCGTCGCGAGGCGGATCGTGAGCGTGTAGTCGCCCACCTGGAGCGCCTCGGTCTCGATGCGGAAGGCGGCGGGCGAGTGCCCCGCCTCCACGTCGAGCGCCTCGGTCACGGCCACCGGCGTGCCGAGGTCGGCCTGCTGGCGCGGCGCGAGGCCCAGCAGCGCGCCGAAGGAGGGCCGCTCGCGGACGCGGCTCTGCTCGGTCACGACGTACGTCACCTGGAGGGTCGTCGGCGCGGGAGCGTAGAGGTCGTAGGAGACCCAGAAGGCGTCGTCCTCCGTCGAGACGGTCGCGCCGACGATGGGCGTGGCGCTGCCTGCGGCCGGGTCGTAGGCGCTCAGCAGCAACGGGTCGGAGAGAGCCACGCCGGTGCCGGAGAGGTCCCGGACGGCGTGCGCGACCTCACGCGTCAGCGAGCGCCCGCTGGCACCGTCCTCGACGGCGACCTCGACCAGGTAGCGGCCCGGCGGGACGGCCAGCGTCTGCACGGCACGGTCCTCCAGGCTCACGTCCTGCGTCGCGTCGTAGTCGTCGGCGGTGACCTCGCGCTCGAACGTCCGGCTGACGACGAGGCTCTGCTGGGCGCCGTCCGCGTCGACGGCGTAGACCTGGACGGTCATCGCGTAGCTGGCCTCGAAGCCCGCCTCGCGGGCGAGGAAGCGGAGGCTCGTGTTCGGGACCGCCGTGTACACGTCGACCCGGGTCTCGGGGCCGCTGGCGAGGTCCGCCCGCTGGGTCACCACCTCGACGTCGAAGGCGGGCGTGTAGGCCGCCTGGGCGAAGGCGGGGGCCGCGACGACGACCGCGGCGATGAGAGTCAGCAGACCGACCAGGGGGCTCCAGACGGTGGAGCGAGCCGGGGAGTAGCGAGCGCGCATAGGCTCGTCAGGGGCGCAGGGAAGGAGGAGGCGTGGCATAGGACGCAACGCAAGATGCGGCAGGCGCCGGCGCTTTCACAAGCGCGTCCGCCGAACCGTCCGCACAGGCGGGCGAACCGTCGCCGGTCCGCGCCGAGCGGCGGAGGCCCGTGGATCAGGCCGACGCCCGGTCGCCGAAGAGGGCCGCGACGAACGCCGCGCGGTCGAAGACCTGGAGATCCTCGATGCCCTCCCCGACGCCGATGTATTTAACGGGGATCTGGAACTCGTTGGAAATGCCAATCACGATGCCCCCCTTGGCGGTCCCGTCGAGCTTGGTGAGCACGAGCCCGGTGACATCGACGGCCTGGGTGAAGGCCTCAGCTT from Rubrivirga sp. SAORIC476 encodes the following:
- a CDS encoding GWxTD domain-containing protein, which translates into the protein MRARYSPARSTVWSPLVGLLTLIAAVVVAAPAFAQAAYTPAFDVEVVTQRADLASGPETRVDVYTAVPNTSLRFLAREAGFEASYAMTVQVYAVDADGAQQSLVVSRTFEREVTADDYDATQDVSLEDRAVQTLAVPPGRYLVEVAVEDGASGRSLTREVAHAVRDLSGTGVALSDPLLLSAYDPAAGSATPIVGATVSTEDDAFWVSYDLYAPAPTTLQVTYVVTEQSRVRERPSFGALLGLAPRQQADLGTPVAVTEALDVEAGHSPAAFRIETEALQVGDYTLTIRLATPEGETVATADKRFAVRWMGLDSQIADLDQAIDQLRYVAKDDELRAIQNAPTPEEQRRLFLSFWNERDPSPGTNRNERMEEYYFRVAYANERYSRFHDRGWNTDRGEIFIRFGEPEYVEDHPFNYGTRPYQIWNYYGQGRRFIFVDESGMGDFRLLIPHWDERTRM
- a CDS encoding carboxypeptidase regulatory-like domain-containing protein; this encodes MSPALRPWTLLAALMTVVVGAAPAFGQSVRGFVTAAERGPLAGANVAVQRLAEAEAVGPLRGAVTDAQGFYEVGGLEPGRYAARATYVGYAAAYDTLTVATEPTTWSPELAAAGALDEVVVQAAGGAADVSGGLQRIRPADLGRIPSPDVAGDLAVYLQTLPGVVTVGDRGGGLFVRGGTPSQNLVLVDGAPIFQPFHVVGFFSAFPEDMVGAADFYAGGFGARYTGRVSSVLDVTLREGSTERLQAAGTAGPFVVSAQGEGPLVRGTSSWIASARTSVVEPLADAIGQDVPLQFSDALVKVSTASAASRCSAMGLTTYDRGRLDADSDDAFEWRNLVVGGRCISAPSGLDGRIDVAASVSHLDSGIGPADDFLRGEGRERSSRLTEGRFSSELTRSLGRVRLRTGVRASLIVTAFRLGDGTSTREDGDFLLGGAAHTELDLTFGPLELTPGVALSLKPFDDAFVLEPRIRASLKPSGARGPEISAAAGLYRQSLVGLIDERDAASPFIAWTGPPADFDAQKAVHLLAGVTTPLGAGVRVGAEAYARRIDGLPVPIWSARTQFTLIPTEARSTSYGADARVEVQRGPLYVYTAYAYAMTEYTSLRGPFLVRGGSPFDAYHPAHDRRHQIQTAVQLTLGEVEIGGRWQFGTGLPYTRPYGFDVVVPPFGLPEVTTSPGFPRVVFEQPFNGRLPAYHRLDLSAGTALAVGKADLDVRVGAVNTYNRDNVFYYDVFRGRRVNQLPLVPYVSARLRTR